The following proteins are co-located in the Etheostoma cragini isolate CJK2018 unplaced genomic scaffold, CSU_Ecrag_1.0 ScbMSFa_3559, whole genome shotgun sequence genome:
- the LOC117940869 gene encoding tubulin alpha-8 chain-like, with the protein ALTLTLWCPLSDEVRSGTYRQLFHPEQLITGREDAANNYARGHYTVGKEIIDLVLDRTRRLADQCTGLQGFLVFHSFGGGTGSGFTSLLMERLSVDYGKKSKLEFSVYPAPQVSTAVVEPYNAILTTHTTLEHSDCSFMVDNEAIYDICRRNLDIERPSYTNLNRLIGQIVSSVTASLRFDGALNVDLTEFQTNLVPYPRIHFPLATYAPVISAEKAYHEQLSVSEITNACFEPANQLVKCDPRHGKYMACCLLYRGDVVPKDVNAAIAAIKTKRSIQFVDWCPTGFKVGINYQAPTVVPGGDLAKVQRAVCMLSNTTAIAEAWARLDHKFDLMYAKRAFVHWYVGEGMEEGEFSEAREDMAALEKDYEEVGADSVGDDHGDEY; encoded by the exons GGGCCCTAACCCTGACCCTGTGGTGCCCCCTTTCAGACGAGGTGCGCTCCGGGACGTACCGCCAGCTGTTCCACCCCGAGCAGCTGATCACCGGCAGGGAGGACGCCGCCAACAACTACGCCCGCGGCCACTACACCGTCGGCAAGGAGATCATCGACCTGGTGCTGGACCGCACCCGCAGGCTG GCGGACCAGTGCACCGGCCTGCAGGGCTTCCTGGTCTTCCACAGCTTCGGCGGCGGGACCGGCTCCGGCTTCACGTCCCTGCTGATGGAGCGCCTGTCCGTGGACTACGGCAAGAAGTCCAAGCTGGAGTTCTCGGTGTACCCGGCCCCCCAGGTGTCCACGGCCGTGGTGGAGCCGTACAACGCCATCCTGACCACCCACACCACGCTGGAGCACTCGGACTGCTCCTTCATGGTGGACAACGAGGCCATCTACGACATCTGCCGCCGGAACCTGGACATCGAGCGCCCGTCCTACACCAACCTGAACCGGCTCATCGGCCAGATCGTGTCCTCGGTCACGGCGTCCCTGCGCTTCGACGGCGCCCTCAACGTGGACCTGACGGAGTTCCAGACCAACCTGGTCCCGTATCCCCGGATCCACTTCCCGCTGGCGACCTACGCGCCGGTGATCTCGGCCGAGAAGGCGTACCACGAGCAGCTCTCGGTGTCGGAGATCACCAACGCCTGCTTCGAGCCGGCCAACCAGCTGGTGAAGTGCGACCCCCGCCACGGCAAGTACATGGCGTGCTGCCTTCTGTACCGCGGCGACGTGGTGCCCAAGGACGTCAACGCCGCCATCGCCGCCATCAAGACCAAGCGCTCCATCCAGTTCGTGGACTGGTGCCCCACGGGCTTCAAGGTGGGCATCAACTACCAGGCGCCCACCGTGGTCCCCGGCGGCGACCTGGCCAAGGTGCAGCGGGCCGTGTGCATGCTGAGCAACACCACCGCCATCGCCGAGGCGTGGGCGCGCCTCGACCACAAGTTCGACCTGATGTACGCCAAGCGGGCCTTCGTCCACTGGTACGTGGGCGAGGGGATGGAGGAGGGCGAGTTCTCCGAGGCCCGGGAGGACATGGCGGCGCTGGAGAAGGACTACGAGGAGGTCGGCGCCGACAGCGTGGGCGACGACCACGGAGACGAATATTAA